A stretch of DNA from Montipora capricornis isolate CH-2021 chromosome 1, ASM3666992v2, whole genome shotgun sequence:
TTTCCTTGAACGTTCAGAGTGGCTGTGCGGTTGATGATTGTAACGTCTCCCTATTTGACTCAAAGGCGCATGGCCATTCAACGATCGAGGGGCAAAGAATTCCACACCATTTCGTTTCCAGAAACCACACAGCTATTTGTGACCCCTAATTCCAATGGGTTGGTATTCGCGGTATTGAGTTGAAGGTTGGGGTCTactatatctgatgtttgtttgttctgtgtccattgttttcttcaGCCAATCTAATATGTGTCTTTGGTATTCTATGTATACCTGAAAGAGCGCATAGGCCAAACCAAATTTCTCAGCTGGTTGATTTGGCACCTTGTTTGAGGACGAAGCTCCGTAAGACTAAGACTTCCGATGAATTTGAGATAAAGTTATCAGTGAATATGACCAATTCATATATTTCAACCCACGAAATTAGTATTGTTTAAAAAGTGACAAAGAGTCTCTTTCTTGGTAAAGTGATCACAAGTATGCTCATTACGTGACGCACATTCACATTAGATTGcaccttgtttgttcttttttttggcttctttaGTCATTTCCGGTTGTTGTGTAACTCGAGCTTGTGACTCTTCCTCGCGTGAAGATAACTCTTGTTTCTTCTTCATTAAGACCTCTTTGCGCTGCCATTTGTCTTCAGCCTTTCGCACATCCTCTTCTAAGATTTTGTCGCTGTCCCAACGTAGTAAAGAAGTTTTGGGCTCGACATCATGAAATGTCTTCATCGGCTCAACCCATGATAATTCTTTTCCTTTGGTGACCCGTTTGAGGGGAAATCTCTGCTGAATATCACAAGGGGTCTCTCCACTGTAGTTCCTCAGGTTGATATTGCATCCGGATTTAATCAACAACTGTGAAATCTCAGAAAACCCATAGAGAGCGCATAGATGAAGAGGAGTATTTCCCTCGGCCCCGTCTGGCAAATTCACAatcgccttgttttcaagcaatagcttgacgagcggtacgtccttttgggtgactgctttatgaagcgGGGTTTGTCCCGACTGGTCTACAAAATTCACAatcgccttgttttcaagcaatagcttgacgagaggtacgtccttttgcgtgactgctttatgaagaggggttCCTCCCGAACATTCTCGAATATTCGCATCTGCCTtcttttcaagcaatagcttgacgagaggtacgtccttttgcctgactgctttatgaagaggggtttCTCCGTATTCGCCTTGAATATCCACacccgccttgttttcaagcaatagcttgacgagaggtacgttTTTTTGcttgactgctttatgaagaagGGTTTCTCCGTTTTTGACTG
This window harbors:
- the LOC138013829 gene encoding putative ankyrin repeat protein RF_0381, which translates into the protein MDVNIRDWSGGAPLHKAVRQKDVPLVKLLLENKADVDIPVKNGETLLHKAVKQKNVPLVKLLLENKAGVDIQGEYGETPLHKAVRQKDVPLVKLLLEKKADANIRECSGGTPLHKAVTQKDVPLVKLLLENKAIVNFVDQSGQTPLHKAVTQKDVPLVKLLLENKAIVNLPDGAEGNTPLHLCALYGFSEISQLLIKSGCNINLRNYSGETPCDIQQRFPLKRVTKGKELSWVEPMKTFHDVEPKTSLLRWDSDKILEEDVRKAEDKWQRKEVLMKKKQELSSREEESQARVTQQPEMTKEAKKKNKQGAI